The window ATGCGGTCGCCGCTCTGGGATTGAGTTGCTTGTCAGGAAAGGCCAGTTGGCAGGAATTGCTGAGCATAGACCGCCCAGCCATTTTGGCGTTTTCAGGCCCTGCCGAGCAAAAGCGCTACGCCTTGTTGATCGGTATCGACCGCGATCATGCTGAACTCCGCGTCAAGGATGATACCCGCAAAATTCCGCTAGCCGAGCTGTTAACGAACTGGGACGGCAATTATCTGCTGCTGTGGCGGCCGCCGCATCCTGGGATCACGGAAATCGCGCCGCTGCAGCAATCCGCAGCTGTGCTCTGGCTGCGCGAACAGCTCGCTAAGATCACCGGAAAACCTGACGGCAACATGGCCTCTCAAATGTTCGATGAAACCCTCAAAGCCGAGCTGGTTGCTTTCCAACGTCGGCAACATCTAACACCCGACGGCATAGCCGGTGCCCACACATTAATTCATCTGGATAACCAAAGCGGAGCCGCTGCTTCGCCCCATTTGGCACTAACCACTCGCTAGGCTTGTTGATATGTCTTACATCTTGAATGCATTACGCAAATCCGAACGAGAACGCCAAGCCATACAGCCGGAGACGGTGACCAGTCGCATCGCTATTCAGCAAACACCCGAGCGGCACAGCCTAACCAAGATCATTGTTGTGTTGGTCCTGATAAACCTGGCGATTCTGACCTATTTTCTGGGCATCGCGCCGCAGCCACCCGCAGACAAAGTGCCGCCGGTCGCCAACATCGAAAAACCATCGCCGTTGCTGGCGAAAACAAATCCGCCGCTTGCACCCGATAGCCTTCCGAAACCGGCTAGGATTTCTTCCGCCCCCAAAATTGAGCAGCCTCGGAATCCTACGCCGGCCCCCGAGAAACTTGCAACTAACGCGAAACAACCGGTCGAGCCGGCCGTGAGGGTTAAACCGCCCGTTGCCCCGCAGCAGTCGGTAAAGCCTATTCCGACCGTAATCGCCCAACCAACGCCAACTAGCAAACCGATTGCCGAGCCGGAACCGCATGCAAGCATGATTCCGCAACAACCTGCGGAACCCGGCGAAGCGGCGGCCAAAAAACCGGAACCCGTCCCAACCGCACGGGTGCAGAACGATTTGCCCACAATACAAGACTTGCCGCCGGAGCTGCGCCAATCGTTGCCCAGCCTACCGATCAATGTATTTAGCTATTCATCAACGCCGGCAGAACGTTTCGTGATGATAGACATGATCAAATACGTACCCGGCCAGACCATCAAAAACCAGTTGGAACTGAAGGAAATAGTAGAGGACGGAATTATCGTCCGTTACGAGGGCCGAGTGTTCAAGATCAAACGCTAATAGCTGCTGACGGAATGCCTATCGGCTTCCGCCCGGCCCCGATTTCAACCGGTTTGTATTGGTTCACAGCCAAGCTCAAAAGCTGTACTTAGCTGAAAACTGCACCCGCTGTAACACGCCGTCCCGACCATCTATCAACTCGCGCGTCGCATAGGTATATTCCACTCCCAACATGGCCTGACTGACCGGGCTCCAGAGCAGGTTGGCATGCACGGACTGCACTTGATGGCTCAACACTGTATTCGCATACGTCGGATAATCCCCCTGCGCAAAGCCATAAGTAACGCTGGAGCGCCATTGTTTATCCCACCAATGTTGATAAGACAACATTCCGCCATACGCTTCGACCAACTCGATAGCGCCATATTGGTCAAGCGCTGCGTCAGCGAAGGTATTATTGGTGGACACATAGCGCGCATCGCCTTTGCCGTAGTGCGCCATAAAGCGGATATTATCCAAGCCAAAGGTATTAATCCGGCCCGCCAGATTGACACCGCCGCCCCATTCGGCTTGCCGGTAGCCGGTCGTACCATTGGTGTAGCGGACCTGCCTACCAACCGCCGCCAACGACACATTGCCCCAATCAGGATTCAGGTTTAGCCTGGCAATCAAATCCGGATAGCGGTCAGCGTTGGGCGTGGTGTAATAAGCCGCATCCAGATTGGGATTGGTGCTTTTACTGGAAGAAGTCTCCAGCGCAGTATCGACCCATAAACGACTGCGCGGCGCCTCAAACGCCACTTGCCATTCCATTGGCGTACCCAGCCAGCTAAATGGTTCGGTCCAGCGCACCAGGGGTTGACGCAAGCTGGTCAAGGCACCTGCCGAACCACCGACATCCAAAGTATCTGGCAATGCGGCTACGTTAAGAAAGGTGGTCCAAGTTTGCCCGGCCAAAAAATGACCGATGGAGCCGTAGGCATGTCTTAACCGCGGCGTATAGGCGTAGGTTGCCGGATCACCGTAAAAATCAAACTCCATATAGGTGTTTATGTCACCCCAGTCGCTAGTCGGCGTAAACGACTTGAACCACAAGCGGCTTTCCTTGGCATGGAAGGCGACCTGACCTCGTTCCCCGGCAGCGCCCACCGGAATTTGCGACATGGCCAACTGCTGGTCGCCCAGCCTGTCTCGTCCGGCGCTGACGCTATTGAACAAGGTATCCATTTTCACGAAGCCGCCCAGGCCCACCGAAGTATCCGTACCGGGAATTTTAAACGTGCCTTTCACATCGCCGACCGTTACCGGCGGCTTCTCTTTGGCTTTATCGGTAATTGGACCGGGACTCGCAGATACCCCTGCCACCTTGGTCGGCGCTGCCGTCGTCGCCTGAACGGTGTTGCCAACCACTGGCTTGTTGACGGCGACTTGCTCGGCGCGGACATGCTGTAACTCCTGCTCCAACTGCTCTATCCTCGAGTTGGAACGATCAACCTGGCTCTGTAACTGAGTCATTTGCTGGCTCAAGGCTTTCAGCAAAGTCTTGATGTCTTCGTCGGCGGCGTGCACAGGGCTAACCATCCAACAACACAACAGCATTGAAAATAGTTTAGGCAATAGCGGCGATTGGCTCATTTTCTAACCCCCAAGCTTTCTAAACAAAGCATGACAAGAGGTACAGGTGGTATTGATTTCATGCAGACTATCCGGAATGGCGTCTATATGATTTTGCTCGGCAAGCTGCTGCAATTGGCGCATCTCTTCCCTCAGCTTGCCGGCCAGGGCCAGAAACGTGGTTTGTTCGACCGCGTTTAACTGCAAACGGGGCAACTGAGCAATCATCGTCTCGACATTAGCCGCCAAATCCCGCGCTGCTTCACCGATTTGCCGGGAATACTTGCGGCGCTCCACGTCTAATTGCTGCTCGGTCATAAACCGCTCCTGCATCAGGCTGTCCATCCTGTCCATCAGTTCATGCAAGCGATTGTCCCGCACCGCATGTAAGGCCGGCTGGCCGGTTTGGCTACGTCCGCCCTCCAAATGCGCATACTGATTATTTTGGCTACAAGCGCTCAATATCAATACTAGTGCCGATAGATATAGGGTTTTCATGCATCGCGCTCCGGTTCGATCAATCTGAAATCTGAAAGATGCGGCTCCCAGCCGCATCATGGCCTAGTTTAAGTTTACCCGAATCCTGTAGGTATATTTTTTCAGTCGCTATCTAGGGTAGCGTTCGCAGTTTAGGTATCATGCTGCTTCCGTTCTTCCGACAGGATACCGCCTATGTCACTTCTCGATTCTCTGTCCCAGCACACGGTAATGTTGCCGGATGAACTGCGGACCTTGGCCGCCGACTTTTGTTCTCAGCTCGACGAAAAACTGAGTCAGGAGCAACGCCAAATTTTCGACAACGAGGTATTTTCCGCTTCGGTGCTAAAAGTGTGTGTTTGCAGCCAATTCATTAGCGAAAGCTGGCTGCGCAATCCCGAGCTGATTCCGGAGCTGGTGACATCGACCGATCTGTTCGCCCCTTTGCGCCGCGAAGATTACGCCGCAGCATTGCAACAAGGCGGCAACGCCGAAGGCGAACCCGCTCTGGCCAAGCAATTGCGCTTGTTCCGCCGTCGGGAGATGATCAGAATCGCCTGGCGCGATCTGGCCGGCTGGTCCGACCTGGACGAAACGCTAACTGATTTAACCGCCTTGGCCGAGGCCTGCATTCAAACCGCTCTGGATTTTTTATACCGCCAAGCTTGCACGCGCTGGGGCACGCCGACGCTGGCCGACAGCACACCGTTTAATATAGTGGTGCTGGGGATGGGCAAGCTCGGCGCCTGGGAACTGAATTATTCCTCCGACATCGACCTGATATTTGCCTACGCCGAGGACGGCGTACTGACCGAGAAAAAAGAAATCAGCTACGGCGAGTTTTTTACCCGCATCTGCCGGTCGCTGGTCAAAATGCTGGACGAGATAACCGTGGACGGTTTTGTGTTCCGCACCGACGTGCGCTTGCGGCCCTTCGGCGATAGCGGCCCGTTAATCATGAATTTCGACGGCATGGAGCAATACTATCTGACCCAAGCCCGGGAATGGGAACGCTATGCGATGATCAAGGCCCGCCAAGTAGCCGGTGATTTCCATACCGGCAAACAACTGGCGGCGCTGATTAAACCGTTTGTCTATCGCCGCTATCTGGATTACGGCGCGTTCGAGGAACTGCGCTCGTTAAAATTCCAGATTGCCCAGGAGCTGAAACGCCGTGACCGCGCCGACAATGTCAAACTCGGCCCCGGCGGCATCCGCGAAGTGGAATTCATCGGCCAGGCCTTTCAACTGATCCGCGGCGGCCAAGACGTCGCCTTGCAGCAACGTGAAATTCAGACCGTCCTCACCGTGTTGGAAGAACTGGGGTTGATGATTGTCGAGGATGTGGCGACCTTAAAATTTGCCTACCGGTTTTTGCGGCGCGTGGAAAACCATATCCAGCAATACCAGGACAAACAAACGCACGACCTGCCGGCAAATCCGCTGGTGCAGCGGATTCTGGCCTATTCGCTGGATTTCGAGGATTGGAGCGCGTTCAAAGCCGAGTTGGACCAGGTGCGTGCATCGGTGCAGGATATTTTCGAACAGGTGTTTTCGCTCAGCGACCAGGACAACAAACAACAAAGCGCCCGCTTGATATGGTCCAGCCCCGCCGACAACGAACTGGCCCTGGAAGCGCTGGCAGACTATGGCTTTGCCGACCCGCCGAGCCTACAAAAAGCCCTCGTCGATTTTAAGGAATCGCACGCCATTAAACGCATGACCAGCAAGGGCGCCGGGGTGTTGGACCGCTTAATGCCGCAACTGATAGAGCAAGTAGCAAACAGCGAAAACGCCGACGCGACCTTGCTGCGCATTTTAGATTTATTCGAAGCCGTAGCCGGCCGCAACGTGTATCTGGCCTTACTCGCCGAAAATCCGGATGCGCTGAATCAGCTGATCAAACTGGCGGCAGCCAGCCCGTGGATTTGCGAATATCTGTCGCTGTATCCGATTCTATTCGACGAATTGCTGGATACCCGTTCGCTCTACGATCCGCTGCAAAAACAGGCCTTGCGCGAGGACTTGCAACGCGAACTCGCCCGCGTCGATACCCAGGACAGCGAACAACTGATGATTGCGCTACGCCAGTTCAAGCACTTGAACGTGTTGCGGGTGGCCGCCGCCGACATCATGGGCGTGATACCGGTGATGATCGTCAGCGACTACCTAACCTGGACCGCCGAAGCCATTCTGGAGCAGGTATTGCAATGCGCCTGGCACATGCTGGTCAGCAAACACGGTCACCCGCCCGGCACCGGCCCTAATCCGCAGAACTTTGCGATCATTGCCTTCGGTAAATTCGGCGGAATCGAGCTGGGCTACGGCTCCGATCTGGATTTGGTGTTTTTATACGCCTGCGCCGACGGCGATGCGCAAACCAACGGCGAAAAACCGATCAATTCCGGCCAGTTTTATTTACGCCTGGGCCAAAAAATCCGCCATATTCTGGATACAAAAATGCTGTCCGGCATCCTCTACGAAGCCGACTTACGCTTGCGGCCCAACGGCGATTCCGGTTTGCTGGTCACGCATATCGACCATTACGAAGCGTATTTAAAAAACGAGGCCTGGACCTGGGAGCACCAAGCCCTGGTGCGCGGCCGTTTCGTGGCCGGCGACGAAAACTTAAAGCACAGCTACGAAGCGATTCGCGGCCGGATTTTAGCCTTACCCAGAGACCGCGACGAGTTGAAAACCCAGGTGCGGGAGATGCGCGAAAAAATGCGCGAAAACCTAGCGCCCAAAGACCCGGCGGTATTCGATCTGAAGCAAAGCCAGGGCGGCATCGCCGACATTGAGTTCATCGTCCAGTTTGGCGTGCTCGCAGAAACCGCGCAGCAGCCGAGTCTAGCGACTTACACCGATAACGTCCGCCTGCTGGAAGGTTTGCAGGAGCACGGTTTTATCTCGCCAACCGATGCCGCGCTGTTAAAACAAGCCTATTGCGCCTATCGCGATTACGGTCATCATCAGGTTTTGCAAGGCCTCAGCGCGACCGCGCACGGTGACGAATTTCACGAGTTACGCGCTGAAGTAGAACGGATTTGGCAACAGTTTATGCTGTGATGCTGATGGGATGAAAATGTAGGGGGCAAATTCATTCGCCCTCTCGGCATGACGTGATTCGCTCAAAACTCTAACCCCTGGAGCAATTTATGAAAACTTGGTTACTGCTGTGTTTGGCAGCATGTAGTGGTCAACTTTTTTCGGACACCAAAATAGGTTGTTGATCTGCCATTTTCATTTCATAGCCGTTGGGCGGCAGGTAGCCCAATGACGAATGCAAGCGCCGACTGTTGTAGAAATTGACGATATAGTCGGTCACGTCTCGGATGGCCTCGGTATGGTTGGCATACTGGCGGTGCCAGACGCGCTCCATTTTAAGATTCAGAAAGAATCGCTCCATTACGGCATTGTCCCAGCAGTTGCCCTTACGACTCATGCTGCCCTGAAAACCATGATGGGCCAGTAACGCCCGATATTCGTGACTGGCGTACTGACTACCCCGGTCGGAATGGACGATCAGGCCCGGCGGCGGTCGGCGCTGGGCGATGGCGATTTGCAAGGCGGTGCAGACCAGTTCTGTCGGCATGTTGGGTGCCATGGCCCAACCGACGATTTTGCGCGAATAAAGATCCAACACCACCGCCAGATACAGCCAACCGCTCAGGGTCCGTATGTAAGTAATGTCCGAGACCCAAGCTCGGTTGGCCTCGGCTTGCTCAAACTGGCGATCCAACACGTTCTCGTACACCGGCAGGTTGTGGTTGCTATCGGTGGTATGCACAAACTTGGGTTTCCAGATCGGCTTGATCTGGAGTTCCTTCATCAGGCTGCGCACCCGATGACGGCCAATCTCGATTCCCTGTTCCGCCAGTTCCTTGCGCAGACGACGACTGCCATAGCATTGACCGGTGGCTTCGAACAGACTGCGCAGTCGAACCCGCGTGCCGCAAAGCGCTTGAGGCTGCCGTGCTCGTCTCTGGGCCGCATACCATCCCGACCGACTGACGCCCAGTAACTGACAACCCTGCTGCACCGTGACGACCTTCTCTGCCGTTAACTGGTGAATCACTTGGTGTTTCATCGCAGTTCCTTGGCAAAGAAGGCCGAAACCTTTTTTAGCAATTCGTTATCCGAACGCAGTTGCCGATTTTCTAATTCCAGCTGCCGAATCCGCTGCTGGTCAGGGGTTAACGGCTTACCTATGCCCGGTTGACCGGATTGCTCGGCCTGCACCTGCTTCAGCCAGCGACGTACCGCAGTCTCGCCCAGCTTCAGCTCCTGACAAACCTGAGGAACCGTGAGTCCCTGTTCATGGATCATTTGTACTACTTGCAGCTTGAACGCCGCATCAAAACTTCGCCTTTCTCGTTTCATTCGTTTCACCTTGAAGGTTGATAGTTTATCAACCTATTCGGGTGTCCGTTTTTATTAGACCACTACAGCATTCTCGACCGGCCTAGCCGCCAACGGCAAGCCCGGCAGGTTCGACGCTTATGTGTTGGCCTTATCCTGGTCGCCCACCTATTGCGAGGAACAACCCAAAGACCGCGAACAGTGCGGCAAGAAACTGGGTTTGGTGCTGCATGGCCTATGGCCGCAATACAACATCGGCTATCCAAGCTTTTGCACCAAGGAAGCCTATGCACCTAGCCAAGCCCAAGCGTTTCCAGAGCTATATCCCTCCGAATTTCTATTCGAACACGAATGGGAAAAACACGGCACCTGCTCCGGATTGACCCAAACCGGCTATTTTCAGTTATCGCAAGCGCTGAAGAGCAAGGTCGCCATCCCGCTTAGCTATCAGCGGCCGCAAAAACCTTTCCGAACCACAGCGGAAGGGTTGAAAAGCGCCTTTGCCGAGGCCAACCCTTGGCTGAAAGAACAAGCCATCGTCCCGTTTTGCAGCGGCGGTGGACGGTTTTTCAAGGAAATGTTCGTGTGTCTGGATAAGAGCGGCGCGACAGCCAGTTGCGGCGCCGACGTGGTGAAAAGTGCGGCGAAATCTTGCGGGCAAAAGGATTTTTTGGTGCGGAATATTAAATAGCTGCGCTGGCTCTACCGCTATTTTTTAATGTTTGCCAGCCTCGCAACCGTAAGGCTAAAAGACGTAAACTTGCTATCCACTCTATCTAAACGGAGACGGCCATGCGTAGCGAAATCAACATTAGCCCCAAGGGCTTGCAAGTCAGAGCGATCGCCGGCACTTACGTGGTGCTGTTGGCGTTTACCTGCCCCAAAGCCTACTGCGGCGGGTTACTGGGCTTCGGTATCCGTCGCGAGGATCATGAAAACGGCGAAGTGACTTGGCTGCGCGGCTTGAAGCGCTTCGACCTGCCCGGTGACGACGGTTACAGCGTCAGCAGCCGCGACCATCCGATCCAGAAATTTCATTGGGGTGACTACACCACCAAACCTGGCCGTACGTATACTTACACCATACACGCCCTGACCGGAAAACCGGGCGCATTAAAAACTTTCGAGTCGGTGGCAGTGCAAGTGAGTTGCGAACACCCGGTCGCCGTCGGCAACCAGGGACATGCCGTGCATTTCAATCGCAGCGCAGCTGCCAGCCAGGCTTTTGCATCGAGGTTTCCACATTTGCCGACCGGCGAAATTGTCGATGAAAACGCCCGCCGTTGGTTATCACGCGGCTTGGAGGAAGCCCTGATCGCCTATATCGACACTGCCAAAGCCAAACAGGGCCTACATTTATTTTTGTACGAATTTGCCAAAGACGCCTTTTTCCAGGCGTTAAAACGCGCCAAGTTGCGCAAAGTCAGACTGGAGATTTTGTACGACGGCTTGCTGGACGCCAAAGGCGATGGCCCCTCGCTCGACGCGCTGCCGCAGATCAAAAAATACGGCTTAAAAAGCGTCTGTAAGGCCCGCACCGGCGCCGGCTTGACTATCTCGCATAACAAATTCATGGTGCTCAGCAACGGCAAAGGCCAGCCGATTTCGGTGTGGACCGGCTCCACCAATTTCACCGATGGCGCAATCTACGGGCAATCCAATGTCGGCCATGTCATCAGCGACGCCACAGTCGCCAAACAATATTTCGATTGGCACCAAGCCGTTTGGAAAAGCCCCAGTTTGCCGGGTGCCGATTCGCGGAAAATAGTAATGGGTTTAACCCAACCGCCTGCAACGACTGCTGCGGGCTCGCATCTAGTACTGAGTCCCCGCAAATCTACCGAAGCCATCAGCGAATGCGCGGAATGGGTAACGGCGAGCAAACGCATGATTTGCTTTACCGCGCCGTTTGCGATGCACGACGAACTGGAAGCCGCCCTAGTCAAAGCACCTGCGCACGTATTGGGTTTGTTGAATACCCGCAGCGTGGTAGACAAAGCCTTGCACGACGCCCCCAACACCCAACTCGCGGCCAGCGCCGCCATTAACGAAAAATCCACCCTGGAAGTATGGCAAGGCCGATTATTAGCTGAGTCCAAGCATCATTCCGGCGTACACGTACATACCAAAATCCTGCTGGTTGACCCGCTCTCGGATAACCCATTGGTCGTCACCGGCTCAGCCAACTTCAGCACCAACTCCTGCCGTTACAACGACGAAAACCAGTTATTCATCATCGGCGATACGGCGGTCGCCGATGTTTATCTGGGCGAATTCATGCGCATGTTCGATCATTACTATTTCCGCGACTATTCCGCCTGGGCCGCCAAGCAGAAAAAGCTCAATCCGCAGGCCGGCTTTCTGGACGGCACAGACCAATGGGCTTTACGCTTTTTCGACGGCGGCGAACGGGAGGCTGCAAGGTTGGCGTTTTTTGGTTGAAAAGTTCCTCTAAGGAGTAAAGGACTCTCCATCTCCCTCTGGGAGGAGGCCGGTATGATGCAATATATTTAGAGATCCCCCTAAATCTTGCCTATCAATCTACGTCTAGGTAGACAGGCGCTAATCAAACTTTACCAAGCTTTACCTTTCCTAGAGGTTTGCCGGCTTGCCAAGCAAAGTGGCAGATAATACACTGCAAGCTAGTTTCAAAAGCCGCTCGCCCGCCGATTTGCAACGGGTTGATGCAGCGCACTCCCCAGATACCGCTGTCGAAGCCATCGCCACTACTGCTGGTCGGGAAACTATCCGTAATCCTAAAGTAGCCATTGATTAGTGCCATGCCGCAATCTCCCGCTTCATCGTCAAACCGCCGGCGCCTGCGCTGGCTTGTCATGTTTTTATTGGCCATAGCCGTTGCTGTTGGCAGCTGGTATCTTGCCAAGCAACCCAAAAATACCGACCAGGACCACGCCGAAACTGTTGAAGTGACGCTCGGCGACCTGGAAGAAAACGTCACCGCCCAAGGCAAGCTGGAACCCAAGGAATACGTGGATGTCGGTGCGCAGGTCACCGGCCAGCTGCAAAAAATCTACGTCAAAATCGGCGATAACGTCCAGGCCGGCCAACTGTTGGCGCAGATCGACCCTCGCATATATGCCGCTCGAGTCGCGGCGGACGAAGCCAATATCAAGAATTTGCAGGCACAACTGGCCGGTCAACAGGCGCAAGTGGTGTTTGCTCAACAGCAATACGACCGCAACCGCGAGTTGTTGCAAAGCAAGGGCGTCAGCGTCCAGGACTTTCAAAATAGCGAGTTCACCTTAAAAAACGCCAAAGCCACTGCTGAGTCGCTGCAAGCGCAAATTGAGCAGGTGCAATCGACCTTAAACGGCGACAAGACCAATCTGGGTTTTACCAAAATCTTTGCCTCGATGGACGGCACCATGGTCGATCAGAAAGCCCGCGAAGGCCAAACCTTAAACGCCAACCAAACTACCCCGACCATCCTGCAACTGGCCAAGCTGGACACGATGACGGTGCGCGCTCAGGTGGCCGAGGCCGACGTGATGCGTTTACGTTCCGAAATGCCGGTGTATTTCACCACGCTGGGTTCCGGCGAACGACGCTGGCAAGGCACAGTGCGGCAAATTTTGCCGACACCGGAAGTGATCAATAATGTGGTGCTCTACAACGTATTGGTTGATGTCGATAACAGCGACCGGCAACTGATGACCGGCATGAGCACGCAGATGTTTTTCGTGCTGGGCAAAGCCGAACAAGTGCCGCTGATTCCCGTCAATGTCCTGGGGCCGCGCCAGCGCAACCAGGATCAAGGCAACGGTCATGCTTACCAGGTAAAAGTCCTGACCGAGCAAGGCCCGCAAGACAAAATCGTGCAAATTGGCTTGAGAACCCGCCGCTTCGTGCAAGTACTTGAAGGGCTAGCAGCCGGCGACCGGGTGCAAATCGCTGCCGGCAAAGAGGATAAAGCCAAAAACCGCAAAAAAGACCAAGGCTATCCTGGTGCCGGGGTTCCCAGGCTATGAGCGCCCTGCCCCTGCTGGAACTAAAACATATTCAGCGTTTTTACCCTAACGGCGACAGCATCGTCCGCGCCTTGGACGATGTATCACTGACCATCTGGCCTGGCGAGTTTGTAGCCATCATCGGCCAGTCCGGTTCCGGCAAATCGACGTTGATGAATCTGATCGGCTGTCTGGATAAAGCCGACGTCGGCAGCTACCGGGTGTTAGATCAGGACGTTGCCGATTTAAACCCTGATCAACTGGCGGCGCTGCGCCGGGAAAGTTTTGGCTTTGTCTTCCAGCGCTACAACCTATTAAATACCGCCAGCGCCGCCGAAAACATCGAAATCCCCGCCCTGTACGCCGGCCTCAACAAGCCAGAGCGCCGGCAGCGCGCCTTGCAATTACTCGCCAAACTAGGCTTAGCAGACCGCAGCGAACAGAAGCCCATGCAACTCTCCGGCGGCCAGCAACAACGGGTCGCCATCGCCCGCGCCTTGGTAAACGATCCGCCGGTGGTCCTGGCCGACGAACCCACCGGCGCGCTGGACAGCCAGAGCGGCATGGAAGTGATGGCTTTACTAAAAGCCCTGCACCAGGAAGGCCGCACCATTTTATTGATCACTCACGACGACAAAGTCGCCGCACACGCGCAACGCATCGTCACTATCGCCGACGGCAAAATCGTCAGCGATGGCGTGGCCAATCGCAGCGGCCAGTTGCTGGCCCCCACCGTGCATCGCGGGATCGGCGCTGCCGGCCTGCTGGCCGAACTTGGCGAAGCTGCGAAAACGGCCTTGCGCTCATTGCGCGCCAACCTGTTTCGCACCGCCTTGACCTTATTGGGTATCGTGATTGGCGTTGCCGCCGTGGTCACCATGTTGGCGGTCGGCCAGGGCAGTCAGGAAAAAGTGCTGGAACAGATGCGAGCCATGGGCACCAACGTCCTGTCTATCCGCCCCGGCATTACCGGCTTTCGCGGCGGCGGCGATATCGCCACCTTGATGCCGGCGGATGCCGACGCCATCGCCGAACTGGACAACGTGCTGTGGGCCTCGCCGGAACGCAGCAGCCGCATGACGGTGCGCTACGGCAATGTCGATTACGCCACCAGCGTGCAGGGCGTGGCCTCCAGCATGCCGCAAGTGCGTGACTGGCCCTTGGGCAGCGGCGATTTCTTCGACGAGCGCGACCAGCGCCGCTATGCGCCGGTAATGGTGCTGGGTGAGACCGTGCGCAAATTGTTATTTGTAGACGGCGAAGACCCGCTGGGCCGCTATGTAATGATCGGCAATATCCCCTTCGAAGTGATCGGCGTAATGTCCAGCAAAGGTGCCGACGCCATGGGGACCGACCGCGACGATTCGGTGTTCGTGCCGATCAGTACCGGTTTAATCCGTTTGTTTGGGCAAAAGTATTTAGGCGGGATTACCGTGCTGGTAAAGGATGTCTCCATAATCGACACCACCCAGCAAGCCATCAGCGATTTGCTGATTGCCCGCCATCAAACAGAGGATTTTCGCATCCGTAACATGGCTTCCATCATCGAATCGGCCACTGAAACCCAAAATACCTTTACGATGATGCTGGGCATCGTCGCGGCCATTTCCTTGCTGGTCGGCGGCATCGGTGTGATGAATATCATGCTGGTCAGCGTCACCGAACGCACCCGCGAGATTGGCATCCGCATCGCCACCGGCGCTCGCCGCCGCGACATTTTGCTGCAATTTAACACCGAAGCCGCTGTGGTCTGCACCTTGGGCGGCCTGATGGGCGTACTGCTGGGCTTTGCCGCCGGTTATGTCCTGAAGTATTTTGAAATGGCGGTGTTGTTTTCCCCGCTGCCGGCCATCTTGGCGTTTTCCTGCGCCTTCGGCACCGGCTTGCTGTTTGGTTATTTACCGGCCCGCAAGGCGGCGTATCTGGACCCGGTCGTGGCCTTGGCGGCGGAATGAGTAAATTTATTAACCCAGCCTTTCGGGAATTTCTAAATACTCAAAAAGACTCCTGCTCCCTCAGGGAGAAGGTTGG of the Methylomonas sp. MK1 genome contains:
- a CDS encoding IS3 family transposase (programmed frameshift); protein product: MKRERRSFDAAFKLQVVQMIHEQGLTVPQVCQELKLGETAVRRWLKQVQAEQSGQPGIGKPLTPDQQRIRQLELENRQLRSDNELLKKGFGLLCQGTAMKHQVIHQLTAEKVVTVQQGCQLLGVSRSGWYAAQRRARQPQALCGTRVRLRSLFEATGQCYGSRRLRKELAEQGIEIGRHRVRSLMKELQIKPIWKPKFVHTTDSNHNLPVYENVLDRQFEQAEANRAWVSDITYIRTLSGWLYLAVVLDLYSRKIVGWAMAPNMPTELVCTALQIAIAQRRPPPGLIVHSDRGSQYASHEYRALLAHHGFQGSMSRKGNCWDNAVMERFFLNLKMERVWHRQYANHTEAIRDVTDYIVNFYNSRRLHSSLGYLPPNGYEMKMADQQPILVSEKS
- a CDS encoding efflux RND transporter periplasmic adaptor subunit, whose product is MFLLAIAVAVGSWYLAKQPKNTDQDHAETVEVTLGDLEENVTAQGKLEPKEYVDVGAQVTGQLQKIYVKIGDNVQAGQLLAQIDPRIYAARVAADEANIKNLQAQLAGQQAQVVFAQQQYDRNRELLQSKGVSVQDFQNSEFTLKNAKATAESLQAQIEQVQSTLNGDKTNLGFTKIFASMDGTMVDQKAREGQTLNANQTTPTILQLAKLDTMTVRAQVAEADVMRLRSEMPVYFTTLGSGERRWQGTVRQILPTPEVINNVVLYNVLVDVDNSDRQLMTGMSTQMFFVLGKAEQVPLIPVNVLGPRQRNQDQGNGHAYQVKVLTEQGPQDKIVQIGLRTRRFVQVLEGLAAGDRVQIAAGKEDKAKNRKKDQGYPGAGVPRL
- a CDS encoding phospholipase D-like domain-containing protein, translated to MRSEINISPKGLQVRAIAGTYVVLLAFTCPKAYCGGLLGFGIRREDHENGEVTWLRGLKRFDLPGDDGYSVSSRDHPIQKFHWGDYTTKPGRTYTYTIHALTGKPGALKTFESVAVQVSCEHPVAVGNQGHAVHFNRSAAASQAFASRFPHLPTGEIVDENARRWLSRGLEEALIAYIDTAKAKQGLHLFLYEFAKDAFFQALKRAKLRKVRLEILYDGLLDAKGDGPSLDALPQIKKYGLKSVCKARTGAGLTISHNKFMVLSNGKGQPISVWTGSTNFTDGAIYGQSNVGHVISDATVAKQYFDWHQAVWKSPSLPGADSRKIVMGLTQPPATTAAGSHLVLSPRKSTEAISECAEWVTASKRMICFTAPFAMHDELEAALVKAPAHVLGLLNTRSVVDKALHDAPNTQLAASAAINEKSTLEVWQGRLLAESKHHSGVHVHTKILLVDPLSDNPLVVTGSANFSTNSCRYNDENQLFIIGDTAVADVYLGEFMRMFDHYYFRDYSAWAAKQKKLNPQAGFLDGTDQWALRFFDGGEREAARLAFFG
- a CDS encoding ribonuclease T2 family protein, producing MLALSWSPTYCEEQPKDREQCGKKLGLVLHGLWPQYNIGYPSFCTKEAYAPSQAQAFPELYPSEFLFEHEWEKHGTCSGLTQTGYFQLSQALKSKVAIPLSYQRPQKPFRTTAEGLKSAFAEANPWLKEQAIVPFCSGGGRFFKEMFVCLDKSGATASCGADVVKSAAKSCGQKDFLVRNIK
- a CDS encoding MacB family efflux pump subunit, with amino-acid sequence MSALPLLELKHIQRFYPNGDSIVRALDDVSLTIWPGEFVAIIGQSGSGKSTLMNLIGCLDKADVGSYRVLDQDVADLNPDQLAALRRESFGFVFQRYNLLNTASAAENIEIPALYAGLNKPERRQRALQLLAKLGLADRSEQKPMQLSGGQQQRVAIARALVNDPPVVLADEPTGALDSQSGMEVMALLKALHQEGRTILLITHDDKVAAHAQRIVTIADGKIVSDGVANRSGQLLAPTVHRGIGAAGLLAELGEAAKTALRSLRANLFRTALTLLGIVIGVAAVVTMLAVGQGSQEKVLEQMRAMGTNVLSIRPGITGFRGGGDIATLMPADADAIAELDNVLWASPERSSRMTVRYGNVDYATSVQGVASSMPQVRDWPLGSGDFFDERDQRRYAPVMVLGETVRKLLFVDGEDPLGRYVMIGNIPFEVIGVMSSKGADAMGTDRDDSVFVPISTGLIRLFGQKYLGGITVLVKDVSIIDTTQQAISDLLIARHQTEDFRIRNMASIIESATETQNTFTMMLGIVAAISLLVGGIGVMNIMLVSVTERTREIGIRIATGARRRDILLQFNTEAAVVCTLGGLMGVLLGFAAGYVLKYFEMAVLFSPLPAILAFSCAFGTGLLFGYLPARKAAYLDPVVALAAE